One genomic segment of Desmodus rotundus isolate HL8 chromosome 5, HLdesRot8A.1, whole genome shotgun sequence includes these proteins:
- the CD248 gene encoding endosialin, giving the protein MLLRLLLAWAATVPTLGQAPWAPEPRAACGRDSCYALFPRRCTFLEAWRACRELGGDLATPRTPEEAQRVDSLVGAGPTGQLLWIGLQRQARQCQPQRPLRGFTWTTGDQDTAFTNWAQPAMGGPCPAQRCAALEADGEHRWLEGSCTLAVDGYLCQFGFEGSCPALPEEAGQEGPAVYTTPFHLVSTEFEWLPFGSVAAVPCQAGREASLLCVKQPEGGVRWSRAGPLCPGTGCDPDNGGCEHECVEEVDGRVSCRCTEGFQLAADGHSCEDPCAHALCEQQCEPGGPQGYICHCHLGFRPADDEPHRCVDTDECQDIPVCQQMCVNYVGGFECYCREGHELEADGISCSPVRDVGARAPQGLEDELLAEGQDKEDKGEPWERFGGGWTELPGIPWMDPTYPPDFGLAYRPSFPEDGEPQMPYLDPTWPPPLSAPRAPYHSSVLSATRPVVVSATRPTLPSVHQPPIISAIHPPLAPAPQPTGIPAMYPALPPAHQLPTSSASDPDLPSVHWPPTVSATHPARPPGPLAPVISAKYPDLSTAHPSPTFLDTQVAETQNTAHVPRIPANHALLVTTSSTHTPLGTPDVPVLKSQATHLPITSPVQPSLTTTSRSPLPIAHQVPVPAATQPPVLHTSLPPQSPTNQTAPTSPTHTNSKASEVPREDASDSKLTPWLPSAAPTALGEASPAGRSRRDDRWLLVALLVPTCVFLVVLLALGIVYCTRCGPHAPNKRITDCYRWVTHAGNKGPTEPMPHRGSLTGVQTCRTSV; this is encoded by the coding sequence ATGCTGCTGCGCCTGCTGCTGGCCTGGGCGGCCACGGTGCCCACgctgggccaggccccctggGCCCCGGAGCCCCGCGCCGCCTGCGGCCGAGACAGCTGCTATGCACTCTTCCCACGGCGCTGCACCTTCCTGGAAGCCTGGAGGGCCTGCCGAGAGCTGGGGGGCGACCTGGCCACTCCACGAACTCCTGAGGAGGCCCAGCGCGTGGACAGCCTAGTGGGTGCCGGCCCAACCGGCCAGCTGCTGTGGATCGGGCTGCAGCGGCAGGCCCGGCAATGCCAGCCACAGCGCCCATTGCGCGGCTTCACATGGACCACCGGGGACCAGGACACAGCCTTCACCAACTGGGCCCAGCCCGCCATGGGTGGGCCATGCCCGGCCCAGCGCTGTGCAGCCCTTGAGGCAGATGGCGAGCATCGCTGGCTCGAGGGCTCGTGCACGCTGGCTGTCGATGGCTACCTGTGTCAGTTTGGCTTTGAGGGCTCTTGCCCAGCGTTGCCAGAGGAGGCTGGCCAGGAGGGCCCAGCTGTGTACACCACGCCCTTTCACCTGGTCTCCACCGAGTTTGAGTGGCTGCCCTTCGGTTCTGTGGCCGCAGTGCCGTGCCAGGCTGGCAGAGAAGCCTCTCTGCTGTGCGTGAAGCAGCCTGAGGGTGGTGTGCGCTGGTCCCGGGCTGGGCCCTTGTGCCCCGGTACCGGCTGCGACCCAGATAACGGGGGCTGCGAACACGAGTGTGTGGAGGAGGTGGATGGTCGTGTGTCCTGTCGCTGCACCGAAGGCTTCCAGCTGGCAGCAGACGGGCACAGCTGCGAAGACCCCTGTGCGCATGCCCTATGTGAGCAGCAGTGTGAGCCTGGTGGGCCACAGGGCTATATCTGCCACTGTCACCTGGGCTTCCGGCCGGCCGACGATGAGCCCCACCGCTGTGTGGACACGGACGAGTGCCAGGACATCCCCGTGTGCCAGCAGATGTGCGTCAACTACGTCGGCGGTTTTGAGTGCTACTGCAGGGAGGGCCACGAGCTGGAAGCCGACGGCATCAGCTGCAGCCCTGTGAGAGACGTCGGTGCTCGGGCTCCCCAGGGCCTTGAGGACGAGCTGCTGGCTGAGGGACAGGATAAAGAGGACAAAGGTGAGCCCTGGGAGCGCTTCGGTGGTGGCTGGACAGAGCTGCCTGGGATCCCATGGATGGACCCCACATATCCACCTGACTTTGGCCTGGCCTATAGACCTAGCTTCCCAGAGGACGGAGAGCCACAGATGCCCTACCTGGACCCTACCTGGCCGCCCCCGCTCAGTGCCCCCAGAGCCCCCTATCACTCCTCAGTGCTCTCTGCCACCCGGCCCGTGGTGGTCTCTGCCACACGTCCCACACTGCCTTCTGTCCACCAACCCCCCATCATTTCTGCCATACACCCGCCCTtggcccctgcccctcagcccacCGGGATCCCTGCCATGtacccagctctgccccctgcccaccaGCTCCCCACGAGCTCAGCCAGTGATCCAGATCTGCCTTCTGTGCACTGGCCTCCCACGGTCTCTGCCACTCACCCGGCGCGGCCCCCTGGCCCCCTGGCCCCCGTTATCTCAGCCAAGTACCCTGACCTGTCCACTGCCCACCCGTCCCCCACGTTTCTAGACACCCAAGTGGCTGAAACTCAGAACACTGCTCATGTGCCCCGAATCCCAGCTAACCATGCCCTTCTGGTCACCACCTCCAGTACCCATACCCCCCTGGGGACCCCTGATGTCCCAGTCCTCAAATCCCAGGCCACTCACCTTCCCATAACCTCACCTGTCCAGCCATCTCTGACCACTACATCCAGGTCTCCTCTGCCCATTGCTCATCAAGTCCCTGTGCCTGCTGCCACCCAGCCCCCAGTCCTCCACACGTCCCTGCCCCCTCAGAGCCCCACTAACCAGACTGCTCCCACCAGCCCTACACACACCAATTCTAAAGCCTCAGAGGTCCCAAGAGAAGATGCCTCTGATTCCAAGCTGACCCCATGGCTGCCCTCAGcagcccccacagccctgggggagGCCAGTCCTGCAGGCCGAAGCCGGAGGGATGACCGGTGGCTGCTGGTGGCACTTCTAGTGCCTACATGTGTCTTCTTGGTGGTCCTACTCGCATTGGGCATTGTGTACTGCACCCGCTGTGGCCCCCATGCACCCAACAAGCGCATTACAGACTGCTATCGCTGGGTCACCCACGCTGGGAACAAGGGCCCAACAGAACCCATGCCCCACCGGGGCAGCCTCACAGGGGTGCAGACCTGCAGAACCAGCGTGTGA